GGCCAGGGCGTTGAAGAGCGTGGACTTGCCGACGTTGGGCAAGCCGATGATCGCGGCTTTCACTGAGGGGGTTCAGTGTGGAGTTGGGTCATGGCGGCCTGCATTCCTTTTATATATAGGGTGTCGAAGGCCTGCAGCGCGTCCTGCATGGCTTCTTCGATGGCCTTGCTCTCGGCGGCCGTGGGTTTCGACAGTACATAAGGAGTAACGCGGTCCTTGTCGCCGGGGTGCCCTACTCCCAGGCGCAGGCGGTTGAAGTCGGGGCCGCAGTGGCGGATCACGTCGCGCAGGCCGTTGTGGCCGCCGTGGCCGCCGCCGGTCTTGAGCCGCGCCGTGCCGGGCGGCAGGTCGAGGTCGTCGTGAACGACCAGCGCGGCCGACGGCGCCAGCTTGAAGTAGTCGAGGACGCCGCGCACGACCTGGCCGCTGGAGTTCATCCAGGCCAGCGGCTTGATCAGCATCACGCGCGCGCCTTCGATGTCGACGCGGGCCGCGGCGGCCTGCGCGCGTCTGTCTCCAGAGAAAGCCGGCGCCTTGTAGCGCTCGGCGAGCAGGTCGATGAATCGAAAGCCGGCGTTGTGCCGGTCGTGAGCGTGATCGGGGCCCGGATTGCCCAGGCCGAAGACCAGTTCGGGCGGGGCTTCAGCCCTCTCCAGAGGATTCCTCTTCGGCCGCCGCCTCTTCGCCCTCGGCGGCCTCGGCCTCGGCCTCTTCGTCGAGCAGCTCTTCGTCTTCCTCCACTTCGTCCACCTCGGCGACGCGGCGCAGGGCGATGGAAACCACCGGGTGGTCGGTGTCGCCGTGAACGCGCTCGTTCACCGAAACGCCTTCCGGAATGTCGAGGTCGGACAGGTGCAGCATTGCATCGAGCTCCACCTCGGACAGGTCCACCTCGATCTGCTCGGGCAGGTCCTTGGGCAGGCAGATGATGTGCAGCTCGTTCAGCAGGTGGGAAACGCTGCCGCCCATCTTCACGCCCGGCGACACCTCGGCGTTGAGCAGGCTGATGGGCACGGCCATGCGGATGGTCTCCTCGTCGCGCACCCGCTGCAGGTCGATATGCAGCACCGCGTTGCGGGACGGATGGCGCTGCACGTCCTTGACGATGGCCGGCTGCGACTTGTCGCCGACGCGGATGTTCAGCACCCGCGAGCGGAAAGTGGGGTCCTCGAGCCGCCGGTTCAGGATCTCGGAAGAGAACGACAGCATGCGCGCTGGGCGCCCGGCGCCGTACAGCACCGCCGGCGCTTTTCCTTCACGGCGGGCGCGGCGCGCGGAACGCTTGCCGCTGCCTTCGCGGAGCTCGCCTTCGAGATCGATCATCGTGGCCATGGCGCGCGGGATTTTACTTCATTGGGTGCCTGGGAGGGAGGACGTCCCGTCCTCCGTGAAGGCGAGACGCCTTCGCCCCCAGGAGCACCGTCCTAAGGGGTGGAGGCGGCGGCGGTTGTGGGGTGGCGCTTGCGCAGCGCCTGCACGGCGCGAGTCACGGTGCTGGCCGGGCGGGTGCGGCCGGCCAGCATGGCGTAAACGCACGGCACTATGTACAAGGTAAGCACCACCGACACCAGCACGCCGCCCAGCACCACCACGCCCAGCGTCCGCCGGGCGGCGGAACCGGGGCCGTCGCTGACGATCAGCGGGATGGTGCCGCCCACCGTGCACATGCTGGTCATCAGCACCGGGCGCAGCCGGGTGGTGGCGCCTTCCAGCACCGCCTTGACCACCGGCAAGCCGCGATCGCGGAGCTGATTGGAGAACTCCACGATCAGGATGCCGTTCTTGGCCGCCAGGCCGATCAGCATGATGCAGCCGGTGAGGCTGAACACGTTCAGCGTGCCTCCCACGACATTCAGGCCCAGCATCCCGCCGGTCAGCGCCAGTGGCACGGTGAGCAGGATGATGAAGGGGTGGATGAAGCTCTCGAACTGCGC
The nucleotide sequence above comes from Gammaproteobacteria bacterium. Encoded proteins:
- a CDS encoding 50S ribosomal protein L25/general stress protein Ctc, giving the protein MATMIDLEGELREGSGKRSARRARREGKAPAVLYGAGRPARMLSFSSEILNRRLEDPTFRSRVLNIRVGDKSQPAIVKDVQRHPSRNAVLHIDLQRVRDEETIRMAVPISLLNAEVSPGVKMGGSVSHLLNELHIICLPKDLPEQIEVDLSEVELDAMLHLSDLDIPEGVSVNERVHGDTDHPVVSIALRRVAEVDEVEEDEELLDEEAEAEAAEGEEAAAEEESSGEG
- a CDS encoding aminoacyl-tRNA hydrolase; amino-acid sequence: MERAEAPPELVFGLGNPGPDHAHDRHNAGFRFIDLLAERYKAPAFSGDRRAQAAAARVDIEGARVMLIKPLAWMNSSGQVVRGVLDYFKLAPSAALVVHDDLDLPPGTARLKTGGGHGGHNGLRDVIRHCGPDFNRLRLGVGHPGDKDRVTPYVLSKPTAAESKAIEEAMQDALQAFDTLYIKGMQAAMTQLHTEPPQ